In the genome of Bacteroidales bacterium, the window GATACCTATTTCCGGGAATACCCTGAATATTCCAGCTGAATATTGGTTGGACCTGGCTGGACGAATATGGTAATCCGCAAGTTTCCATTGAGCATTTGGAGATAAGGCTATCGTATTATTCAGAACAAAAATATTTTGGTGCAATTGGTTAAAGGATAATTTGATACTTCCGTTTTTGTCAGTCACAAAATTGAGTGCAGTCCGGATATCGGGCTGGAATTGTGAACTGATAATTTCCCTTTTGCCAAAAACCAGAGTATCCTGAATATACCTAATATCCATAGGGCTGCCCGGAGCATAAGTATACACATTTCCCGGGCCCAGGTTTGAATACTCTGCTAACCTGACTCCAGCTACAATATTCAACCAGGGAAAGATATCAAACTTATCAGAAAGGTATAAAGCCATTTCAAGGCCTTGTTCTTTACCAAATTCAATTGGTTCTCGAATTGATTCACTTCCATAGGGTGATAGCTTTCCTTTGTCCAGGGCAAGAAAATTACCAACAACGCCATATTCAACCGTATTTTTTGAACCCAGCACCCAAGAAAAATCGGCACTGAACTTGTAATCCATTAGGCTATAGGCATGGCTGAAGGCTTCGGTTTCCCATTGTTTTTCGGTAGTTGAGAAGGAATAACCTGATGCACTTAAGGTAAAAGAACCATAATGGTTTGCTGTAAAATTACTGACCAGGTTAAGTGAGAACCCGTTGTTAGCATATTCATATACATTTAGATCGGCCAGTTGAAACTTGTCCTGGCTATGATATCCAAAAACAGCCCAATGATTCTTTGCAAGGTCATAATTCCATGAGAAAGAGATGTCATTGAATCCTGCCTTGCTTTGATTGATGGTAGGGTCTTTAATCCTCTTCAGTAACCAGTCGGAGTATAGGCTACGGATGCTGAAAAGGAAGGAACTTGTGTCTTTTTTAAGTGGACCCTCAACGGAAAGATTGGCTGCAACAGGGCTCACACCACCATGGGCAGTGAAACGTTTCCTGTTTCCTTGTCTGGCGATAATATTGAAGACTGAACTTAATCGGCCTCCATATTTTACAGGAACATGGCCCTTATATATTGAAAAGTCCTTGATGATATCAGAATTGAACGAAGAAAAGAAGCCAAACATATGAGAAGGGTTGTAAATGGTAACTCCATTCAGATAGAAGGCATTCTGATCATAGTTTCCACCTCTTACATTAAGTCCGGAGGATCCCTCCCCCACTGTAACAATCCCTGGTAACATTTCCGAGACTTTCAGAATATCTCTTTCTCCCTAATAACATCGGGATTTCCCTGATGGATTTAGCGGCCAGTTTTTCGAGTCCGGGGTCTTTCCTTTGCATGCTCATTTGTTGATCCCCGAAAACTACTACCTCCTTCAT includes:
- a CDS encoding TonB-dependent receptor plug domain-containing protein, coding for MLPGIVTVGEGSSGLNVRGGNYDQNAFYLNGVTIYNPSHMFGFFSSFNSDIIKDFSIYKGHVPVKYGGRLSSVFNIIARQGNRKRFTAHGGVSPVAANLSVEGPLKKDTSSFLFSIRSLYSDWLLKRIKDPTINQSKAGFNDISFSWNYDLAKNHWAVFGYHSQDKFQLADLNVYEYANNGFSLNLVSNFTANHYGSFTLSASGYSFSTTEKQWETEAFSHAYSLMDYKFSADFSWVLGSKNTVEYGVVGNFLALDKGKLSPYGSESIREPIEFGKEQGLEMALYLSDKFDIFPWLNIVAGVRLAEYSNLGPGNVYTYAPGSPMDIRYIQDTLVFGKREIISSQFQPDIRTALNFVTDKNGSIKLSFNQLHQNIFVLNNTIALSPNAQWKLADYHIRPARSNQYSAGIFRVFPEIGIETAFETYYKKIIDNPEFIDGADFMDNPHSETLLLPGKQDAYGFECLVKRNGRRIEGWLSYTYSRSVVQINGEKVWQKINNGLSYPANYDIPHVVNAVINYHINRRVTASTVVSYQTGKPVTYPISVYYQNGIPYVEYSERNAYRIPDYFRMDVALTIEGNLRRHKPLHNSLILGVYNLTGRQNPYSVYFVSENGKIRSYQYSVIGIPIFTITWSFKLGNYAAS